A window of Asterias rubens chromosome 22, eAstRub1.3, whole genome shotgun sequence contains these coding sequences:
- the LOC117305460 gene encoding adhesion G protein-coupled receptor L2-like produces MISVSQTTASQTSVSHTNAPVTSASQTTESQTSASMVSVSQTTSSQTSVSHTNAPVTSASQTTESQTSASMVSVSQTTSSQTSVSHTNAPVTSASQTTVSQTSASQTTASQTSALQTTASQTSVSHTSAVTSVPTTDYISSQLSTTTPSTYVPLTQPTPNQHVSHAPTDADIIGDENVSTKSSATYLDSAGIPEKCIPGHEEFGCLPESTTVAEVLEMSSTKDDMTVVDLLAIMSWLMENNNIPANVTDATIYANEYVGAIDNLMDDGLVPAWNKPDGIPLFATNLLAESQHLLEDLVRNAPLGFKQSNKMASMEFGVLKVKNLSTYKFQEETAPSDDVIDRSATSIVLAPEMLNALKIDDEDIALTTIIMKKGNFIQESSSMKSPNSHVIVHSLQLGGKLVSVPVNLKINLLQEGTSNYEPVCSFLNRNNRSNMYWDSYGCSLSDVTPYSVSCFCNHTTSFGILMQLRSFKISDADKNILKNLTYILCGFSIVGLMATLAVFLTVRSILRSDRVIIHINLSISMMVAQMLLLLSGLATKNQIVCRVFALLMHYFFLAMFCWMLVEGVHLYLQIVRVFNNGMDRKMLYMLIGWGTPAVVVVIAAGLRWEHYVNYESCWLSMESNVIWAFIGPALTVMLVNLVVLVSVVRIIVSSAAAKKDNEFDHVKAGLKGALFLLPILGLTWIFGILAQNAATLVFQYLFVIFNAMQGVFIFLAYCALNKEVRNAIQRSREKRALTRGDSSKLSTDNYSTKRSSEKGNRIVPMATSSEPEKIPLTTFKIKTRTTTHTTTHMVMTREDFSPDGEFLPTKTVRFESWKV; encoded by the exons ATGATTAGTGTGTCACAAACCACTGCGTCACAGACCAGTGTGTCACACACCAACGCACCAGTGACCAGTGCGTCACAAACCACTGAGTCACAGACCAGTGCGTCAATGGTTAGTGTGTCACAAACTACTTCATCACAGACCAGTGTGTCACACACCAACGCACCAGTGACCAGTGCGTCACAAACCACTGAGTCACAGACCAGTGCGTCAATGGTTAGTGTGTCACAAACTACTTCATCACAGACCAGTGTGTCACACACCAACGCACCAGTGACCAGTGCGTCACAAACCACTGTGTCACAGACCAGTGCGTCACAAACCACTGCGTCACAGACCAGTGCGTTACAAACCACTGCGTCACAGACCAGTGTGTCACACACCAGCGCAGTGACCAGTGTGCCTACAACTGACTACATCTCTTCACAGCTTTCTACCACTACACCCTCTACttatgttcctttaacccaACCAACACCTAATCAACATGTAAGCCACGCCCCTACAGATGCAGACATTATTGGAGACGAGAATGTATCAACTAAATCTTCAGCTACCTATTTAGATTCGGCAGGAATTCCAGAAAAATGCATCCCCGGACATGAAGAA TTTGGATGTTTACCCGAGAGTACAACAGTTGCAGAAGTGCTGGAGATGTCGTCAACGAAGGATGACATGACAGTTGTTGATCTACTTGCAATAATGAGTTGGTTAATGGAAAATAACAACATCCCTGCAAATGTTACTGACGCAACAATTTATGCAAAT GAGTACGTCGGGGCCATTGACAACTTGATGGACGATGGACTGGTTCCAGCATGGAATAAACCAGATGGG ATTCCACTTTTTGCAACAAATCTCTTGGCTGAGTCACAACATTTACTTGAAGATTTAGTAAGAAATGCCCCACTTGGCTTCAAACAGAGTAACAAGATGGCAAGCATGG AATTTGGAGTTTTAAAAGTAAAGAATCTTTCAACTTACAAGTTCCAAGAAGAAACTGCTCcgtctgatgacgtcattgatagGTCGGCAACATCAATAGTTCTTGCTCCAGAAATGCTAAATGCTCTGAAAATag ATGATGAGGATATAGCATTGACGACCATTATAATGAAGAAGGGAAATTTCATACAGGAAAG TTCGTCTATGAAATCACCGAATAGTCACGTGATTGTTCATTCATTACAACTTGGAGGCAAGCTAGTCTCTGTTCCAGTCAACTTGAAAATTAATCTACTCCAG GAAGGAACATCAAATTATGAACCTGTTTGTTCATTCCTCAATAGAAATAATAGAAG TAACATGTACTGGGATAGTTACGGATGTTCTTTGAGTGACGTCACACCATATTCTGTTAGTTGCTTTTGTAACCACACGACGAGTTTCGGAATTCTAATGCAACTTCGATCATTCAAG ATTTCAGATGCAGATAAGAACATCTTGAAGAATCTGACGTACATCTTATGCGGATTCTCTATCGTTGGTTTAATGGCTACACTAGCAGTGTTCCTTACTGTACG ATCGATCTTGAGGTCTGATCGTGTTATCATCCACATTAATCTATCTATATCAATGATGGTTGCCCAgatgctattattattatctggtTTAGCAACAAAAAATCAG ATCGTGTGCCGTGTGTTTGCTCTACTGATGCATTATTTCTTCTTAGCGATGTTTTGTTGGATGTTGGTTGAAGGAGTCCATCTTTATCTTCAGATTGTACGAGTTTTCAATAATGGAATGGACAGGAAGATGCTTTATATGCTTATAGGATGGG GGACACcagctgttgttgttgtcattgcGGCCGGTTTGAGGTGGGAACATTACGTCAACTATGAAAG TTGCTGGTTATCAATGGAGAGCAATGTGATTTGGGCGTTTATTGGTCCTGCATTGACTGTCATGCTG GTGAATTTGGTTGTTCTTGTCTCGGTGGTAAGGATCATTGTTTCTTCAGCAGCAGCCAAGAAAGACAACGAATTCGACCATGTTAA AGCTGGACTAAAGGGGGCGCTGTTCTTGCTGCCCATTCTTGGACTGACGTGGATCTTTGGTATCTTGGCGCAGAACGCAGCAACTTTGGTTTTTCAATATCTCTTTGTTATTTTCAATGCAATGCAG GGAGTTTTTATCTTTCTAGCGTACTGTGCGTTGAATAAGGAG GTTCGTAACGCCATTCAGCGAAGCAGAGAGAAGCGGGCCTTGACACGCGGTGATTCATCCAAACTATCGACTGATAACTACTCTACG AAGAGGAGCTCTGAGAAGGGGAATCGGATTGTTCCCATGGCAACATCTTCAGAGCCAGAGAAAATTCCTCTCACCACCTTCAAGATTAAGACAAGGACTACCACTCACACAACCACAC ATATGGTAATGACGAGAGAAGACTTCTCACCAGATGGGGAGTTTTTACCGACAAAAACCGTTCGATTTGAGTCATGGAAAGTCTAA